A genomic region of Nymphaea colorata isolate Beijing-Zhang1983 chromosome 2, ASM883128v2, whole genome shotgun sequence contains the following coding sequences:
- the LOC116247200 gene encoding probable (S)-N-methylcoclaurine 3'-hydroxylase isozyme 2, with translation MEMEIWLSCCLLFLSLPLLFSVFLKRKDNLPPGPRGWPIVGNLFQLGSKPHAALASLARTYGPLFSLRLGTQRIIIASSASAAALVLKTHDLIISSRSAPQMCRFDEYLPYSMIWSDCNDSWKQFRATCRSLLFSNKMINGGASLRQQKVADMVGRLRSDEGKEVCISELVFGTIFGMMAASIFSNDAEGATGNTDKMKRVIRSVLELIFEPDVSDYFPAIGRLDVRGLRRKARGYCMEIYDVWEGIIVKRRKERMDGGAKVHQDFLDVLLSRELSDLQIKAHLLELFIGGIDATTATIEWAIAEFMKQPKIMAKLREELFDALSSRGTEDPDLEQKLKELPYFQACIKETMRLHPAVSLIPHCATETCEGLGYTIPKGCPVWVNVWAIGRDPASWVEPLTFLPERFIEFPNLDFKGADHQLIPFGSGRRICPGLPLAARFIELTLANLVYNFEWSLREGMDLSQLSMEEKFGVTIPMKQPLQIIPKFTRHISS, from the exons ATGGAGATGGAGATATGGCTGTCCTGCTGCCTTCTCTTTCTGTCACTTCCCCTTCTCTTCTCAGTCTTCctcaaaagaaaagacaatCTTCCACCCGGACCAAGAGGCTGGCCTATCGTCGGCAACCTCTTCCAGCTGGGCTCCAAACCTCATGCCGCCCTCGCGAGCCTAGCCCGCACCTACGGCCCTCTCTTCTCCCTCAGGTTAGGCACCCAGCGCATCATCATCGCCTCCTCAGCCTCGGCTGCTGCCCTTGTCCTCAAGACCCACGACCTCATCATCTCTTCTCGCTCCGCTCCTCAGATGTGCCGATTCGATGAGTACCTCCCCTACTCCATGATTTGGTCCGACTGCAATGACTCGTGGAAGCAGTTCAGAGCCACATGCCGGAGCCTGCTGTTCTCCAACAAGATGATCAACGGGGGCGCCAGTCTCCGGCAGCAAAAGGTGGCGGATATGGTCGGACGCCTCCGCTCTGATGAGGGCAAGGAGGTCTGCATCTCGGAGCTTGTGTTTGGGACCATCTTCGGTATGATGGCTGCCAGCATATTTTCGAATGATGCAGAAGGCGCGACCGGCAACACGGACAAGATGAAGCGGGTGATACGGAGTGTGCTTGAGTTGATTTTTGAACCGGACGTTTCCGACTACTTTCCGGCGATCGGCCGGCTTGATGTTCGAGGGCTGCGCCGGAAGGCGAGGGGGTATTGCATGGAGATTTATGATGTCTGGGAAGGAATTATCgtgaagagaagaaaggagagGATGGATGGTGGAGCGAAGGTTCACCAGGATTTTCTTGATGTGTTGCTTTCGAGGGAGCTCAGTGACCTCCAAATCAAAGCACATCTTTTa GAACTATTCATTGGTGGTATTGACGCTACAACCGCTACCATAGAGTGGGCTATAGCGGAGTTCATGAAACAACCAAAAATTATGGCCAAGCTACGTGAGGAACTGTTTGATGCCTTGAGCAGCCGAGGCACAGAGGACCCAGACCTGGAGCAGAAGCTGAAAGAACTGCCTTACTTCCAAGCTTGTATAAAGGAGACAATGAGATTGCACCCGGCAGTATCGCTCATCCCCCACTGTGCCACCGAGACATGTGAAGGTCTCGGTTACACAATCCCGAAGGGATGCCCAGTCTGGGTGAATGTGTGGGCAATAGGAAGGGACCCAGCATCCTGGGTTGAGCCCTTAACCTTCCTGCCTGAGCGCTTCATTGAGTTCCCGAATTTGGATTTCAAGGGGGCTGATCACCAACTGATTCCTTTCGGCTCGGGACGGCGCATATGTCCGGGGTTGCCGCTTGCAGCCCGGTTTATTGAGTTGACATTGGCAAACTTGGTATACAACTTTGAGTGGTCGCTACGTGAGGGCATGGACCTTAGCCAGCTTAGCATGGAAGAAAAGTTTGGCGTTACGATCCCCATGAAGCAGCCCCTGCAAATTATACCCAAGTTTACTAGACACATTAGCTCCTAG
- the LOC116247587 gene encoding disease resistance protein Roq1-like yields MEEASSSSGKFEFDVFLSFRGADTRKGFTSHLYDRLKLHGISAFMDSDVLQRGQEINKLLDYIERSMIFMPIFSKGYAESRWCLKEITMMVACQRLIIPVFFDVEPAEVRDQIKHFAPAFERHKRDANMDQQEVRNWRRALKTVGELSGFHLKNDTIGDEAKLVLLIVKRLLSEVRKLPFLLPPEDLWLGGVDAHVEEVKELLSKSCSTVTFIGIRGMKGIGKTTIAKAIYNDLFLDFEASSCLFDIGEKYQRHRELELQRQLTRDILKSDERIYSVEEGRSIIKHGMKAKKVLLVLDDVDDSCQVDALAGGSDWFGDGSVIFITTTDKNVLLECGLSEGQIYNATVYRLLVWGLNEVKEAIDTWNSVT; encoded by the exons ATGGAAGAAGCATCGTCATCGTCAggaaaatttgagtttgatgTATTTTTGAGCTTCAGAGGGGCGGACACTCGAAAGGGGTTTACCAGCCATCTCTATGATCGCCTGAAGCTTCACGGCATCTCGGCCTTCATGGACAGTGATGTCCTCCAAAGAGGCCAAGAGATCAATAAATTGCTGGACTACATCGAGCGGTCCATGATCTTCATGCCCATCTTTTCAAAGGGGTATGCGGAGTCGAGATGGTGTTTGAAGGAGATCACCATGATGGTGGCATGCCAGAGGCTTATCATTCCTGTGTTCTTCGACGTAGAACCTGCGGAGGTTCGTGATCAGATCAAACATTTCGCTCCAGCTTTTGAACGACACAAAAGGGATGCCAACATGGACCAGCAGGAGGTGAGAAATTGGAGGCGCGCCTTGAAGACAGTGGGCGAGTTAAGTGGTTTCCATCTCAAGAACGacaccattgg GGATGAGGCAAAACTAGTTCTTCTCATTGTCAAAAGGTTGCTAAGTGAAGTAAGAAAGCTCCCTTTCCTACTACCTCCCGAAGACCTATGGCTAGGTGGCGTTGACGCTCATGTTGAGGAAGTGAAGGAATTACTTAGCAAATCTTGCAGCACTGTAACATTCATTGGCATCCGTGGGATGAAAGGCATTGGTAAAACAACAATTGCAAAGGCTATTTACAACGACctatttcttgattttgaagCTAGCAGCtgtctttttgatattggggaAAAGTATCAACGGCACAGAGAGCTGGAGCTACAACGGCAGCTCACTCGTGATATCTTAAAAAGCGATGAACGAATATATAGCGTTGAAGAAGGGAGAAGCATCATAAAGCACGGAATGAAGGCCAAAAAGGTGTTACTTGTCTTAGATGATGTTGACGACAGTTGCCAAGTAGATGCATTGGCTGGTGGAAGTGATTGGTTTGGAGATGGAAGTGTGATCTTCATCACAACGACAGACAAGAATGTATTACTAGAATGTGGTCTGAGTGAAGGTCAAATATACAACGCGACTGTGTATCGTCTTTTGGTATGGGGCCTGAACGAGGTGAAGGAGGCAATAGATACATGGAACTCTGTAACATAa